A window of Gouania willdenowi chromosome 12, fGouWil2.1, whole genome shotgun sequence contains these coding sequences:
- the LOC114472859 gene encoding glycolipid transfer protein-like has protein sequence MALLLDNQFNQLPPDKSVNTKVFLDTVSHLPAFFDCLGSKVFSIIKSDINGNITKIKAVYVKDPAKYVTLQDIVEAERLEHGAEWPKVGATLALMWLKRGLRFIQILLQSLADGERDENNPNLIKVNVTKAYEQALKRYHGWIVQKIFNAALIAAPYRSNFLKALSKGEEVKEEECLAKVQQFLVNYIPTVDAIYEMYTTLNAELDYTV, from the exons ATGGCGCTTTTACTGGATAACCAGTTCAACCAACTCCCTCCGGATAAGTCTGTGAACACCAAAGTATTTCTGGACACCGTCTCTCACCTGCCTGCTTTCTTTG ACTGTCTGGGATCTAAAGTCTTTTCTATCATCAAGTCTGACATCAACGGCAACATCACG AAAATTAAAGCTGTCTATGTGAAGGATCCAGCCAAGTACGTTACCCTGCAGGACATAGTGGAGGCCGAGCGGCTGGAGCACGGAGCCGAATGGCCTAAAGTGGGGGCCACGTTGGCCCTGATGTGGCTGAAGAG GGGGCTTCGTTTCATCCAGATTCTGCTGCAGAGTTTGGCAGACGGAGAGAGAGACGAGAACAACCCCAATCTCATCAAAGTCAATGTGACTAAAGCCTATGAGCAAGCACTGAAGAGATACCACGGCTGGATTGTTCAGAAGATTTTCAAC GCAGCCTTAATCGCAGCTCCGTACAGATCAAACTTCCTCAAGGCGCTGTCGAAGGGAGAGGAAGTCAAAGAAGAGGAGTGTTTGGCCAAAGTGCAGCAGTTTCTGGTGAATTACATCCCCACAGTAGACGCCATCTACGAGATGTACACTACTTTAAACGCAGAGCTCGACTACACCGTTTAA
- the LOC114473732 gene encoding homeodomain-interacting protein kinase 3-like, giving the protein MLDIDLFQHCLNKNSLYVNAIRPIAKQLLETLQALQYLKIVHTDIKPDNVMLINMKYLPYRVKLIDFGKALHYYTSKLGGMHQAVGYRAPEVTLGLPFTESIDMWGLGCLLAFLYLGFHLFPVHCEHLMLRCMVETLGMPSNHQLQKGMYTKYFFCEEDEFGSKWRLLTKKEYSIIHKKNAQNWPRNQTHFTSLDDLVYVYEKMGCAEMKDRKAFIDLLKKMLRLDGAKRISPTEALQHPFITMSHLSHDPRSRDYLTEAQAYLYDHQYIRNLYYGYG; this is encoded by the coding sequence atGCTGgacattgatttatttcaacACTGTCTGAACAAAAATTCACTGTATGTAAATGCTATCCGCCCCATTGCAAAGCAGCTGTTGGAGACATTGCAGGCTCTACAGTATCTCAAAATCGTGCATACTGATATCAAACCTGACAATGTCATGCTGATCAACATGAAGTACCTTCCTTACCGAGTTAAACTGATTGACTTTGGAAAGGCTTTACACTACTATACCTCCAAACTCGGGGGCATGCATCAGGCGGTTGGGTACCGGGCCCCAGAGGTTACACTTGGCCTTCCTTTCACTGAGTCCATTGATATGTGGGGATTAGGTTGTTTGCTGGCATTTCTCTACCTCGGGTTTCACCTCTTTCCCGTTCATTGTGAACATCTCATGTTGAGGTGCATGGTGGAGACCCTGGGCATGCCGTCAAATCACCAGCTTCAGAAAGGCATGTACaccaaatattttttctgtgaGGAGGATGAATTTGGCTCAAAATGGAGGCTGCTGACAAAAAAAGAATACTCaattattcataaaaaaaatgctcagaacTGGCCCAGGAATCAAACTCATTTCACATCACTTGATGACCTGGTCTATGTCTATGAAAAAATGGGATGTGCAGAAATGAAAGACCGGAAGGCTTTCATCGACCTACTGAAGAAAATGCTGCGTCTGGATGGGGCGAAGCGGATTTCTCCCACTGAGGCTCTCCAGCACCCCTTTATCACCATGTCCCACTTGAGCCATGATCCGAGAAGCAGAGACTATCTAACCGAGGCACAGGCCTACCTTTATGATCATCAATACATTAGGAACCTGTACTATGGATATGGATAA